The sequence AATAAATAATTTGTAAAGATCCGTGGATAATCACCACATTTATTAGCCGTTGCGTATACTGAAAAAGCTCACTTGATAATGAGCCGCATTGATCCTCATTAGTCACTCCAGTCAGTAACTACTAGATAAGGGGTCTTTATGCACAGAAATGATGAAGTTATTCAGACTCACCCGCTTGTAGGTTGGGATATCAGCACGGTAGATGTATACAACGCGATGATGATACGTCTTCATTACCTGTCTTCCATGAATCAACCGCCAGAAGATGCACTGGTTGATAGAACACTCTGGTTAACAACCGATGTTGCACGCCAATTAATAAATATTTTAGAAGCAGGCATTGCAAAAATTGAGTCATCAGAATATCAAGATCTGGATCACCGTAAGCATTAATTTTTGTCCACCAGTTAATTGTTCAATGCTCTCAAAAACAGGCACCAGTGAATATCACTTGGTGCCTGTTTATTAACCACTCCCACCGCCATAGGGCTAACACCCCTTTTTCTCCCCTCACTCCCATGCTATTACTATCGTTTTAGTTTTTATTGTTTCTGAATTGAAATCGTTTTGGCAAAAACCACGATAAATACGCGCAGCTAATCCAAAACGTGTTGAATTAAGCCCGTAACGATATTCTCCAAGGTGCAAAATATGGATTACGATTTGATTGTCATTGGTAGTGGTTCTGTTGGCTCTGCCGCGGGCTACTATGCCTCACAAGCCGGCTTAAACGTGCTAATGATTGATAGTGCGATGCCTCCCCATCAGGCTGGCAGCCACCACGGCGACACCCGAATCATTCGCCATGCATATGGTGAAGGCGAGAAATATGTGCCCTTAGTATTACGTGCTCAAGCGCTTTGGGATCAACTGTCAGCCGAAACCGGTGAGAGGTTATTTCAGGCCAGTGGCGTGCTTAATTTGGGGCCAGATGACTCAACTTTCCTGCAAAATGCACAACACAGCGCGCAACAATATCATTTGCCGGTAGAGACGTTAACAGCAGCGCAGGTTCGTGAAAAATGGCCAGTATTTACTGTACCGGACAATTATATTGGTGTGTTTGAACCGCAGGCTGGTTTTTTGCGTTCAGAATTAGCTATCAAAACATTAATTAAGGCGGTCACTGAGGCTGGCTGCGGTATCTTATTCAATTGCCCGGTCACGGCGATTGTCCCTCTGGAGGAGGGGGTAGATGTCGTCACCATTGATGGTACTTATAGTGCCAAAAAAGTCGTCGTTACCGCCGGCACATGGGTCAAAGAGTTGTTACCTACATTGCCCGTGACAGCAATACGCAAAGTTTTCTCCTGGCATCATGCCGATGGCCGCTACAGCGAAGGTAATCATTTCCCGGCATTTACCGTAGAAACACCGGATAACATCCATTATTACGGTTTTCCCTCACAAAATGAGGAGCTTAAACTCGGCAAGCATAATGGCGGGCAGCCTATTGAGTCAGCGGCTCAGCGCAAACCTTTTGGCAGCTATGCAGAAGATGGCACGGAAGTTTTTGGATTTTTACGGAATTTCTTACCCGGTGTTGGCGTCTGCCTGCGTGGCGCCGCATGTAGCTATGATATGAGCCCCGATGAAGACTTCATCATTGATACCCTGCCTGATAACCAGAATATTATGGTGGTAACGGGTTTAAGTGGCCATGGGTTTAAATTTGCGACAGCATTGGGAGAAGTTGCGGCGCTCTTCGCACAAAACAGAGCTTCCCCCATTGATATATCTGCTTTTTCTTTGTCTCGTTTCACTCACTCCGAGCCTGAGAACTGACTCTTAACCCACATATTCTTACCGGCGACTATTTTAATAAAAAATAGCTCGCCCGAGTTTTATTTATATTATTTATACCTATTTTTTGGTATAAACAGTCACCCTATTAATGGTAATGGTAATATTTATTCGTGCATTCCGTCGAAATAAGTCGATAATCCCGAATTGACGTTTAAGGCATCTGAGGACTACCTTATCCTTGTATGCAGCCAGGTATGGTTGCAGTTAGACAAGGATGTATGTCTCATGAAAATATTAATTATTGATGAATGTTTTTATACCCGATCAGGGGTAAATACTTATTTTAATAGCTCTGTATCACTTAATTTAATGGATTCGCCTACTGTTGAGCAGGCGACATTGACTGTTAATGATTTTGCTCCAGATATAATAATTGTTAATCTTACCAAATATTGCCGTTTCGGCGGCTATTGCCCATTACTCGAACAATTTTTAAGTTGTTGTGGCCAAGCTAAAATCTATATTTATTTGGATGCCTCCTATCCATTCAGTGAAACGCCAATTCCCTTGACTGATTCAGTCTCAATTTTGGCAAAAAGGTATTTGCCGGAGCTGCTGAAAAAGCTTTCTAATATCTCAAATGAGATGCGTAAACCGCACTCACCTTGCCCATCATCACTGTTTAGCCCACAAGAGCATAAAGTGATGTGCTACTGGATGATGGAGATGCCCAATTACCGTATTGCCAGAAAATTGAATATCAGTGATAGCACCGTTTATTCACATAAGCGGCATATTACCGAAAAAATCAAAGTCAGAAATCGGCTAGAGCTGTGCTTTATCTATAATGTTTTTAAATATTTATACTAAATTTATTATTAATTAAGCCGATATATAAGTAATTTTGATAGAAAATGTAGCCGGATTAATATAGCTAACGATAGATTGCAGTTAGAGAAACGGTTACATTTGATCTGATAATTCTAATAAGAAGAGATGTCCACAACTGACTATTTTATTACTCTGGCTATCTAACCTCCTCATCCTCTTGCCAGATTCCAGATACCGGAATTTAATCTGCTAGCTTATTGTTTGCTAAATTAAAAATCCCTATAATGAGCAACGATTTTAACCGCAGGCAGTCAGCATGTTAAATAAATTGCTCTCGATGGTTATCAATAATGTCCGAGAGCACCTATTGCTCTATATCTGCCTATGGTTGATTTTGTTGGCGTTAGATATTTATTTCTTTTTCTATTAGTTTAATTAATACGTCTACGCTACTGTATCTAGTGGGCCTACGGGTATCAATCCACCCGAGGCCCCAAGCCGATAACCACTAATCTGGTGTTACTCCGCTTTGCTCGGTTTACCATCACTCAGTAAAACTGCAAATTTATAGCCCGCAGGGGTGAGTTCAAGTGCAATTTTGGCAATGATGGTTAAAGGGACAGAGAGCAGCATACCAATTGGCCCTAATAGCCAACCCCAGAAAATCAATGATAAGAATACCACCAACGTTGATAACCCCAAGCCACGGCCCATCATACGTGGATCAATAATATTACCGCCAATCAGATTGATTAGAATATAGCCGCCGGTTACCGCAAAAGCATCGGCAAAGCCGTTAAACAGCAGCGCCTGAATAATCGGCGGAATAGCAGCCAATACTGAACCGATATTAGGTATGTAATTCAGGACAAAAGCTAGCAGGCCCCATAGGAAAGCAAATCTGACGCCCATCGCCGCCAGGAATAGCCAAATAACAATCCCCGTCGCGATACTAATAACTGTTTTGATGACCAGATAGTGGGTTACACCATTTAGCGCACGTTTGAGGATAGCATTCCCCTGCTCTGGATTATCAAACATCAGCTGCATTTTATAAGGCAGACGTTCCACTTCAAATAACATAAACACCACGGTCATCAGCAACAAGAACGTGCTGGCCATGGCACCAGAAAGATGGCTAAGCAGCCGAGTAACAAAGTTCACCGCAGTGCTAGGATCGACATGTTTCATGATGTCATCCACCGAGAATTCGATATTAAAGCGCATGGCGAACTCTTGTAGCTCGCGCATTTTTTCCAGCATCATACCGCGATATTGCGGTAATGATCGGGCGAACTCATTTAATGAGGAACCCAGGCGGCTAAAGAGTAGTGCCATCAGTAAAATAATGAGGGTGACTAATAGGACAATAGCCAGTGTGCGGGGAATTCTTATTTTCTCGAGTAATTTAACCAGCGGATTCAGTACAATAGCGAGAAAAATAGCCAGTAAGAATGGCACAACGATGGGTGATGCAGCCTTTATTCCGGCCATAATTACCACCAGCATTGCCAGCATTGCAACTAGCCGTAACCCTTGATGACTTACCACAGGTGTTGTCATTATCAATCCTTGTATTAGAACCGCCACCGCTCAAAATGGCAAAAAAAAGACGCTGTCGAATAAAATAACCGACAACGTCTCTATTTAATAGTATAACCAGCAGGTTAATACTCGGATTAATTGAGTATCACTCTTTATTATCCGTACCCTTTTCTGGCATTGGAATA comes from Yersinia bercovieri ATCC 43970 and encodes:
- the bssS gene encoding biofilm formation regulator BssS, whose product is MHRNDEVIQTHPLVGWDISTVDVYNAMMIRLHYLSSMNQPPEDALVDRTLWLTTDVARQLINILEAGIAKIESSEYQDLDHRKH
- the solA gene encoding N-methyl-L-tryptophan oxidase; this translates as MDYDLIVIGSGSVGSAAGYYASQAGLNVLMIDSAMPPHQAGSHHGDTRIIRHAYGEGEKYVPLVLRAQALWDQLSAETGERLFQASGVLNLGPDDSTFLQNAQHSAQQYHLPVETLTAAQVREKWPVFTVPDNYIGVFEPQAGFLRSELAIKTLIKAVTEAGCGILFNCPVTAIVPLEEGVDVVTIDGTYSAKKVVVTAGTWVKELLPTLPVTAIRKVFSWHHADGRYSEGNHFPAFTVETPDNIHYYGFPSQNEELKLGKHNGGQPIESAAQRKPFGSYAEDGTEVFGFLRNFLPGVGVCLRGAACSYDMSPDEDFIIDTLPDNQNIMVVTGLSGHGFKFATALGEVAALFAQNRASPIDISAFSLSRFTHSEPEN
- a CDS encoding helix-turn-helix transcriptional regulator; translated protein: MKILIIDECFYTRSGVNTYFNSSVSLNLMDSPTVEQATLTVNDFAPDIIIVNLTKYCRFGGYCPLLEQFLSCCGQAKIYIYLDASYPFSETPIPLTDSVSILAKRYLPELLKKLSNISNEMRKPHSPCPSSLFSPQEHKVMCYWMMEMPNYRIARKLNISDSTVYSHKRHITEKIKVRNRLELCFIYNVFKYLY
- a CDS encoding DUF2770 family protein codes for the protein MVINNVREHLLLYICLWLILLALDIYFFFY
- a CDS encoding AI-2E family transporter; the encoded protein is MTTPVVSHQGLRLVAMLAMLVVIMAGIKAASPIVVPFLLAIFLAIVLNPLVKLLEKIRIPRTLAIVLLVTLIILLMALLFSRLGSSLNEFARSLPQYRGMMLEKMRELQEFAMRFNIEFSVDDIMKHVDPSTAVNFVTRLLSHLSGAMASTFLLLMTVVFMLFEVERLPYKMQLMFDNPEQGNAILKRALNGVTHYLVIKTVISIATGIVIWLFLAAMGVRFAFLWGLLAFVLNYIPNIGSVLAAIPPIIQALLFNGFADAFAVTGGYILINLIGGNIIDPRMMGRGLGLSTLVVFLSLIFWGWLLGPIGMLLSVPLTIIAKIALELTPAGYKFAVLLSDGKPSKAE